DNA from Mesorhizobium loti R88b:
TCACTGTGGACAGGCTGGAGTAGAGCAGGGCGCGCGGATCCCCCTGGTTGGTGTTGCCGTCGCGACCCTTAACGGCGCGCGCCGAGGCGAAGGCCGACAAGTCGCTCAGCCCGTCGATCGCGGCACGGCGGGCGATGCGCAGATAAATCACCGTTTCGCGCTCGGGATCCATCATCGAGGTGATGTCGGCCAGCTTGTCCTGGCTGATCGACATATGCAGCGCGATGACGCCCGAGACAAAGGAGTCGGCGAACTGGCTGGCATAGGGCGAATAGAGATAGCGCTCGACATACTGGGTGGAGGCAAGCGCGAACCGTGCCGCATCGCCTTGCGCCACGGCAATGCCGACCGAACGCCGCAAGGCCGCTTCCTCGACCAGCGTGCCGGGGCTAAGCAGCCTGGCCTCGTCGAGCAGCGTGAGCGCGGTAGCCGGCTCATCCGTCGCCAGCAGCGACCCTTTGACCAAGGCAAGGAAGGCGCCCAGATCGCTAGGCAATGTCATAGGATCAATCGGCTTCAGAACGTCGATCGCACCGGCCGGCCGGCCGACCAGATAATTTATAATGCCCTTCGCGATCGCAAGGTCCTGGGCATCAATCGACGTGGCGCGAGACACTGCCCCTTCGACGGTCGCCGGGTTGCCGCCGCTCATGCCGTAGACCAGCAGCGCGCGAAAATTCCTGGGGTCCTTGAAGTCCTCGGCATCTGCTTGGCGCAGCCGCGCATCGGTCATTTCGAGCAGCTTGGCCTGCATCGGCATCGCGGCGTGATCGCCGGCGGCGATACGGTCCTGGATGAGCTGCAGCGAGCGCACCAGCTGATACGGCTGCAGCGTATCCTCTGCAAAGCCGGCCGACGGATATCCGGCGGCCAGCAGCAACAGGCCCATCAGCCGGCTGGTGACGGCCGCCCGCTTCATCCGCCGCTCGTCATCAATATTTCGATGCGGCGGTTGGCCGCCGACAGGGGATCGGTGGGGTCCTTAGGCTGGCGGTCGGCGAAGCCGGCGACCTCGGTGATGCGGCGTTCGTCAACGCCGCCGCGCACGAGCATGTAGTAGGCGGAATGCGCACGCGCCGTCGACAGCCGCCAATTGTCGTAGGTGGCACTGCGGAAGGGGCGCGCATCGGTGTGGCCGTTGATGCTGATGGTGCCCTTCTGGCTGTTGACGATGCGGCCGATCTTCTCCATCGCCAGCACCAGCTCGCGGCTGGGCACCGCGGAGCCAACTTCGAACATGCCGAAGTCGAGCTGATCGGTGATCGAAATGACGACGCCCTTGTCGGTGGCTTCGACCGAGACGCCATCGTGCAGCTTGTCGCCGGGCTTGAAGGCATCGGCCAGCTGCTGCTTGACGTCGGCGGCCGCTTTCAGGGCTGCCGCGGTCGGTGCTTTTTCCGCGGCTTCAGGCTTTGCGGCTTCCTGCGCCGCGGCAGCTTCCGCCTTGGTGTCCGCCCGTTTGGTGTCGCTGGCCTTGGCATCGCCAGACTTGGCATCGCCAGACTTGGCATCGCTAACCTTGGCATCGCTAGACTTGGCCGAGGCCATCGCAATCTTGCCATCCTTCGCCAAAGGCTCGAGTGGTGCATCCTCGATGGGCGGTGCCGGCGGCACGGCCTTGACCTTGGCAATCTGCGCCTCCGCAGTCTTGTCGCCGGGCTTGAGCGGATCGCCCTCGATCTTGGGGCGCTGGGCACTTGCCTCGGCGATTGGCGTGGCGACCTGCTGCGACCAGAAGTCGGGCTCGAAGGGATCGCGGTAGGATGCGCCGCCGGAGGCGCCAGTCGCTGGACCGGCGCTCTGCGCGCCGCCATCACCCTTCTGGCTGACATTCTGCATGGTGCCGGTATCGGTGGCGATTTCCGAAAGCACCGCGTAAGGGTCTGCGAAGAGATGATCGTCGGATTGTTGCGGCTGCTGTGGCTCCTGCTTGTCCTGCTTGCGGTCGGATGAACCGGCCTCACCATTGCCGCCCTGGCCAGCCTTGGCTGTCGCCTGCTGCGGGTTCGGGGCTGTCGTGCCGATCGCGCTCGGCCCGTCGCCAAGATCTTCAAGGCCCTTGCGGCTCGAATTGCGGTCGACCAGCTTTACCGGATTGAAGTAGCTGGCGACCGCCGCCTTGGTCTGTTCGTTGGCGGCATTGATCAGCCACATGACCAGGAAGAAGCACATCATCGCGGTCATGAAGTCGGCAAAGGCGATCTTCCAGACACCACCATGGTGGCCTTCATCGTCGTCGCCATGGGCGCGCCGCACGATGATGATCTCGTGCCTGCCATGATCGGCATCGGCGACACTCACGACAAGACCTCCGAAAGGGTTGCCGACCATTCGGCCATGCGTGTCTCGAACACGGCCTCGTCAATGGTCACGGTCAGGTCGAAGCCGGGCGCCTCGACGAAGTCGAGATTTGCAGCGCGTGGCCCAAGCGATGCCTTCAGCGTTTCGAACAGCGACAGCGGCCCGCGCACGGCAATGCGCACCGCTTCGCCATCGCCGGCGGCTTCGCGAATCGCGCCGGCGAGCGCTTCAAGCGAGCGCTTCTGCAGATCGTCACTGACAACGCCGCCGATGATGCGGGCGACCGTGGCCGCGACGAGGTCCGTCACGCGCGCCTCCATGGCGTCGATACGCAGCGAAACCGCCTTGCCGACATCACCGCCGATGCTTTCGAGAAAGGCTCTTGCTTCCTCGGCATTCGCCTGGCGTTCGGCTTCCAGCGCTGCGTCATGGGCAGCGACGAGCCGTTCTGCAAGCGTTGCCTCAGCCTGGGCAACCGCCTCGGCGATCAGTGTGCCGATATCGGCCTGTGGAGCCGCCGGCTCCGGCTTGTGCTGAGGGTCGGTCGCTGCCTGAGGCTGGCTGACGCGCTGCGCGCGCGTGCCGAAGTCAGGGAGAAGATCGAAAAGGGCTGCGGAGGCCATGGTCTATGCCGCTACTTCCTGGGCTGCCCATTTGCGCAAGATCTGCGCGGTGCGCTCCTCGTTGAGGTCGACCATTCGAGCGAGCCGCTCCTGTGGTGCCGGCCTGATTTTCTGGCGAAGGTCATCGAGCGGCGTGCGGCCGGACCGCGAACCGGGCAAGGCGCCGGTGTTGGCCGCCGCATCAGCGGATGCGGCTGCCTCCGGTGTCGGCAGCGAACGCTGGACCTCATCGAAATTTGGCCCAGCCAAGGCGGGTGTCGCCTTTGCCGTCAGCGCCGCCGCCATCGGCCGCAAGCCGAAGAAGGCGACCAGGAACACCACGATGATGAAGGCACCGGCATTGATCATCGTGCCGGCATGCTGGCCGATGGAATCGAGCATTCCAGCCTGCGGGATGGCCTCGCCATCCAGCCCGTCGATGAACTCGACCGCCGAGACGTCGATGACGTCGCCGCGCTTGTCGTCGAAGCCAGTAGCGGAGCTCACCATTTTCTGGATTTCGGCGACGCGCTTGGCGATCTGTTCGGGTGTCGCGTCCTTGCCCAGGATCGCCTTGAGCCGGTCCTGGTTGACGACGACGGCGATCGACATCTTGGTGACGGTGTAGCCGTTGGAGACGGTGGCGACCTTCTTGGAGTTGATCTCGTAATTCGTGATCTCTTCCTTGCGGTCGTTCGCCGAGGTCGTCTGCGGGCCGTCGGTACTGGTCGCCTGGGTCTCCGGCAGGTTCTGCTCGACGCTGGCCGGGGTCGACGCCTGC
Protein-coding regions in this window:
- a CDS encoding MotB family protein → MSVADADHGRHEIIIVRRAHGDDDEGHHGGVWKIAFADFMTAMMCFFLVMWLINAANEQTKAAVASYFNPVKLVDRNSSRKGLEDLGDGPSAIGTTAPNPQQATAKAGQGGNGEAGSSDRKQDKQEPQQPQQSDDHLFADPYAVLSEIATDTGTMQNVSQKGDGGAQSAGPATGASGGASYRDPFEPDFWSQQVATPIAEASAQRPKIEGDPLKPGDKTAEAQIAKVKAVPPAPPIEDAPLEPLAKDGKIAMASAKSSDAKVSDAKSGDAKSGDAKASDTKRADTKAEAAAAQEAAKPEAAEKAPTAAALKAAADVKQQLADAFKPGDKLHDGVSVEATDKGVVISITDQLDFGMFEVGSAVPSRELVLAMEKIGRIVNSQKGTISINGHTDARPFRSATYDNWRLSTARAHSAYYMLVRGGVDERRITEVAGFADRQPKDPTDPLSAANRRIEILMTSGG
- a CDS encoding chemotaxis protein MotC — translated: MKRAAVTSRLMGLLLLAAGYPSAGFAEDTLQPYQLVRSLQLIQDRIAAGDHAAMPMQAKLLEMTDARLRQADAEDFKDPRNFRALLVYGMSGGNPATVEGAVSRATSIDAQDLAIAKGIINYLVGRPAGAIDVLKPIDPMTLPSDLGAFLALVKGSLLATDEPATALTLLDEARLLSPGTLVEEAALRRSVGIAVAQGDAARFALASTQYVERYLYSPYASQFADSFVSGVIALHMSISQDKLADITSMMDPERETVIYLRIARRAAIDGLSDLSAFASARAVKGRDGNTNQGDPRALLYSSLSTVTSGTIEDVRTKLGKIDRSRLSDGDRALLDAAQAIAGEVVAPPASLPATNPPPAAVAPQPEPEVANAQAADAAGLPPVEGAASEQPALAPSGGTAVTVPSAPKPSTDAATVLPASAPAASANADTTDPTDAAMMKTRRQLDLIDQMLGAAPK